A part of Streptantibioticus cattleyicolor NRRL 8057 = DSM 46488 genomic DNA contains:
- a CDS encoding thioesterase II family protein: protein MKNRWLLRFPPRPQARMRLLCLAGAGAAASMYRSWSQHLQPEVEVCAVQLPGRGARLREAPFTRMEPLADALTDVVRAESDRPMAIFGHSLGSLIGFEVASRLLSTGADTPLRLIAAAHRAPRLGSARLPYHRLPTPELIDVMGGLGGTPPDLLAMPDVMRLTLPAVRADFEIDYTYRYRERPPLPVPISVFGGIDDTTVSKAELEAWQEHTSTGFSLRLLPGDHFFHEGPGGPRMLARIRRELLQHV, encoded by the coding sequence GTGAAGAACCGATGGCTGCTGCGCTTCCCGCCCCGCCCGCAGGCACGGATGCGCCTGCTGTGCCTGGCCGGGGCGGGCGCCGCGGCGTCGATGTACCGCTCCTGGTCCCAACACCTCCAGCCCGAGGTGGAAGTCTGCGCCGTCCAGCTGCCCGGCCGCGGCGCCCGGCTGCGTGAGGCGCCGTTCACGAGGATGGAGCCGCTGGCCGACGCCCTCACCGACGTGGTCCGGGCCGAGTCGGACCGCCCGATGGCGATCTTCGGTCACAGTCTCGGCTCGCTGATCGGGTTCGAGGTGGCCAGCCGCCTGCTCAGCACCGGCGCGGACACACCACTCCGGCTGATCGCCGCGGCACACCGGGCCCCACGGCTGGGCAGCGCGCGCCTGCCGTACCACCGCCTGCCCACGCCGGAGCTGATCGACGTCATGGGAGGGCTCGGCGGGACACCCCCCGACCTCCTCGCGATGCCGGACGTCATGCGGCTGACCCTGCCCGCCGTCCGGGCCGACTTCGAGATCGACTACACCTACCGGTACCGGGAACGGCCCCCGCTCCCCGTCCCCATCAGCGTGTTCGGCGGCATCGACGACACGACCGTCTCCAAGGCGGAACTGGAGGCGTGGCAGGAACACACCAGCACCGGGTTCAGCCTTCGCCTGCTACCCGGCGACCACTTCTTCCACGAAGGACCAGGCGGCCCGCGGATGCTCGCGCGGATACGCCGGGAACTCCTCCAACACGTCTGA
- a CDS encoding AMP-binding protein, which yields MFEDGDDRRYLVVRNHEEQYAIWPKDHEMPPGWDPVGVAGSKPECLAHIEKTWTDMRPLSLRSAPELCLHQVFAAQVARTPDAPAVRDGREELTYRQLDERASRLAAVILRQVSGPGARVGICLRRGNNVVTAILAVLKAGCAYVPLDPDYPPERVRFMAQDASVDMVLADPGTRSAPDAARVVTVEDSLWSDDAPRADDVQVGPDAPAYVIYTSGSSGRPKGVVVSHRNVTALLDACDRILDTDGTDVWTLFHSYCFDFSVWEMWGALSHGATLVVVPADVARSPEAMLDLLREQRVTVLNQVPSVFRYLSRAATGAKATGAGTALKYVVFGGEAVDVEAVRDWRRAHGTRTEFVNMYGITETTVFATYRRLPADEIDAPPAPPGADPSAPDGAETTGTRRNPPDPALNIGLPLNGFDIALLTEDGLPARPGEIGEIHLAGPQLAIGYLERPELTAERYPVLSLRGEAPRRYYRSGDLAVAREDGTLEFAGRADDQVKINGYRIEIGEVESALRTAEGVGDLVVVPTTSRIGERTLVAFYTTTDDGAPDTLSERLAGHARTALPAFMVPSRFVNVPTLPLSPSGKTDKRALAEQLR from the coding sequence ATGTTCGAGGACGGCGACGACCGCCGCTATCTCGTGGTGCGCAACCACGAGGAACAGTATGCGATATGGCCAAAGGACCATGAGATGCCGCCGGGCTGGGACCCGGTGGGCGTGGCCGGCAGCAAGCCGGAGTGCCTGGCCCACATCGAGAAGACATGGACCGACATGCGTCCGCTCAGCCTCCGGTCCGCGCCGGAACTCTGCCTCCACCAGGTGTTCGCCGCCCAGGTGGCGCGCACCCCGGACGCCCCGGCCGTCCGGGACGGGCGGGAAGAACTCACCTACCGGCAACTCGACGAGCGGGCCTCCCGGCTCGCGGCCGTGATCCTGCGCCAGGTGTCCGGACCCGGCGCCCGCGTCGGCATCTGCCTGCGACGCGGCAACAACGTGGTGACCGCGATCCTGGCCGTGCTCAAGGCCGGCTGCGCCTACGTACCGCTCGACCCCGACTACCCGCCGGAACGGGTGCGCTTCATGGCCCAGGACGCCTCGGTCGACATGGTGCTGGCGGACCCCGGTACGCGTTCGGCGCCCGATGCGGCACGTGTCGTCACCGTCGAGGACAGCCTGTGGTCGGACGACGCACCCCGCGCCGACGACGTCCAGGTGGGCCCGGACGCACCCGCCTACGTCATCTACACCTCGGGATCGAGCGGACGGCCCAAGGGGGTCGTGGTCTCGCACCGCAATGTGACCGCGCTCCTCGACGCCTGCGACCGGATCCTCGACACCGACGGCACGGACGTGTGGACGCTCTTCCACTCCTACTGCTTCGACTTCTCGGTCTGGGAGATGTGGGGGGCGTTGTCGCACGGCGCGACACTCGTGGTGGTACCGGCCGACGTCGCCCGGTCCCCCGAGGCCATGCTCGACCTGCTGCGCGAACAACGGGTGACCGTGCTCAACCAGGTGCCCTCGGTGTTCCGGTACCTGTCGCGCGCCGCGACCGGTGCGAAGGCCACGGGAGCCGGAACGGCGCTCAAGTACGTGGTCTTCGGCGGCGAGGCCGTCGACGTCGAAGCGGTCCGCGACTGGCGGCGGGCCCACGGCACGCGCACCGAGTTCGTCAACATGTACGGCATCACCGAGACCACGGTCTTCGCGACATACCGACGGCTGCCCGCCGACGAGATCGACGCGCCGCCCGCCCCGCCCGGGGCGGACCCGTCGGCACCGGACGGCGCGGAGACCACCGGCACCCGGCGGAACCCTCCCGACCCAGCGCTCAACATCGGCCTGCCGCTGAACGGATTCGACATCGCGCTGCTCACCGAGGACGGCCTTCCGGCCCGCCCGGGAGAGATCGGCGAGATCCACCTGGCAGGCCCGCAACTGGCCATCGGATACCTGGAGCGGCCGGAGCTGACGGCTGAGCGCTACCCCGTGCTGTCCCTGCGCGGCGAGGCCCCCCGCCGCTACTACCGCAGCGGCGACCTGGCCGTGGCCCGGGAGGACGGCACGCTGGAGTTCGCCGGACGCGCGGACGACCAGGTGAAGATCAACGGGTACCGGATAGAGATCGGCGAGGTCGAGTCCGCATTGCGGACCGCCGAGGGCGTCGGCGATCTGGTGGTGGTCCCGACCACCAGCCGGATCGGCGAACGGACGCTCGTCGCCTTCTACACGACGACGGACGACGGCGCACCGGACACGCTCTCCGAACGGCTGGCCGGCCACGCCAGGACCGCCCTGCCGGCCTTCATGGTGCCGAGCCGGTTCGTCAACGTGCCCACCCTGCCGCTGAGCCCCTCGGGAAAGACCGACAAGCGGGCGCTCGCCGAGCAACTGCGCTAG
- a CDS encoding condensation domain-containing protein, with the protein MDDNRSRDLDGARTTLTQHLPLSVNQEAMWVTWQIDPTKWEHIIPLALDVKGVLDLPRLRAAVAQLSRRHPMLRARVRDVSGHLCLDWAGTASLPVTVRAVTAPRDEAVIAARSPFDLDEGPLARVEVLEGPDYTVLLITVHHIVLDGTATPLLLDDLRRAYAGEDLGLPEDLTPLVDHARRSREAADGAIGEESRRYWRDELADMPPARTLPVRSAEGARALTPFTVDAQLSRQARRLARELGVSYFTVMLGALFITLSHHTGSDDLIVSAPYHGRSDKRLGERVGYFVNVLPFRQKLCPSDTYERFLRKLRTTVRDGLKHGDLPLPSILRAAHLVGPDARAHTHQVVFEYWDTTSTSGLDVHRFELVGGGSRCRLSYLDSTDVADYRLTAQLNEGSTGSRMLWKDPGGTVGPTALAALTRDYLSIVADMVADPGRTLGEATARLPAVVLPDTGGTEPAEDTERPREPAGTAATPASAAMLGEIWREVLRIPEVSADDSFFELGGHSLLATTLLNRITERLGVELSVRDLFSHPRFGRLAEVIDDRRAAAPVDADDTPHPEETWEDVFPASVFQESIWLAERLDPAHAKYHIPLLWKVRGTLDGDALSRALALLVSRHEILRTRFVDKDGRLYQEVTEPWAPLVDRLDVTAAAEAGQRQWLRKWSDTTTSAFDPSTARLLAAGWFSLPDGGQLFSLCLHHLVLDGESVPVLVRDLERCYQQAAGLASGPLPEPGQYRELVFAQQTESARSRTAADLAYWQDHLSGAPASLGLAGPRAAGESGNIPLRLDGDTAQRLTALGTERNASRFMVTAAALAAVLHRASGLPDITFGVPVASRSAGVFDDVIGPCMNTLVLRSRCGAETTYSDLLRTVREEVIAAFEHQSAPFDDVVRRLRPPRSRGRTPFVDCLLNSVGMDQWSATLGDARLVFLDQDLRGEEVSKFPLTVTFTTAQDVVEGNLAYRGDCLDAAGALRLTDEITTVLGDFTALLPRRVFDADPTREL; encoded by the coding sequence ATGGACGACAACCGATCGCGGGACCTCGACGGAGCTCGGACCACGCTGACCCAGCACCTTCCCCTGTCGGTCAACCAGGAGGCGATGTGGGTCACTTGGCAGATAGACCCCACCAAGTGGGAACACATCATTCCGCTGGCGCTGGACGTCAAGGGCGTCCTGGACCTTCCCCGCCTGCGAGCGGCCGTCGCCCAGCTGAGCCGACGCCACCCCATGCTGCGGGCACGCGTCCGTGACGTCTCCGGGCACCTGTGCCTCGACTGGGCCGGCACCGCCTCGCTCCCGGTGACCGTGCGCGCCGTCACCGCCCCGCGCGACGAAGCGGTCATCGCCGCCCGTTCCCCGTTCGACCTGGACGAAGGCCCACTGGCCCGGGTGGAGGTGCTGGAGGGACCCGACTACACCGTCCTGCTGATAACGGTGCACCACATCGTCCTGGACGGCACCGCGACCCCGCTGCTCCTCGACGATCTGCGCCGCGCCTACGCGGGGGAGGACCTGGGGCTGCCGGAGGACCTCACACCACTGGTGGACCACGCCCGACGCTCACGGGAGGCCGCCGACGGGGCGATCGGCGAGGAATCGCGGCGCTACTGGCGCGACGAGTTGGCGGACATGCCACCCGCCCGCACCCTCCCGGTGCGATCCGCCGAAGGGGCGCGGGCACTGACGCCGTTCACCGTGGACGCCCAACTGAGCCGGCAGGCACGCCGACTCGCCAGGGAACTGGGCGTCTCCTACTTCACCGTGATGCTCGGCGCCCTGTTCATCACGCTCTCCCATCACACCGGCAGCGACGACCTGATCGTCTCCGCGCCCTATCACGGCAGATCGGACAAGCGACTTGGGGAACGGGTCGGTTACTTCGTCAACGTGCTGCCGTTCCGCCAGAAGCTGTGCCCCTCCGACACCTACGAGCGGTTCCTGCGGAAACTGCGCACCACCGTGCGTGACGGGCTGAAACACGGCGACCTGCCGCTCCCATCGATCCTACGGGCCGCCCACCTCGTGGGACCGGACGCCCGTGCCCACACCCACCAGGTGGTGTTCGAGTACTGGGACACCACCAGCACCAGCGGACTGGATGTGCACCGCTTCGAACTCGTCGGCGGCGGCTCCCGGTGCCGACTCAGCTACCTCGACTCGACGGACGTCGCCGACTACCGGCTCACGGCGCAGCTCAACGAGGGCAGCACCGGTAGCAGGATGCTGTGGAAGGACCCGGGCGGCACCGTCGGGCCCACCGCCCTGGCAGCGCTGACACGTGACTACCTGTCCATCGTGGCCGACATGGTGGCCGACCCGGGTCGCACCCTCGGCGAGGCGACGGCACGGCTGCCCGCCGTCGTCCTCCCGGACACCGGCGGCACGGAGCCGGCCGAGGACACCGAACGCCCCCGCGAACCGGCGGGCACGGCGGCCACGCCCGCGTCGGCCGCAATGCTCGGTGAAATCTGGCGCGAGGTACTGCGGATCCCCGAGGTGTCCGCCGACGATTCCTTCTTCGAGCTGGGCGGGCACTCCCTGCTCGCCACCACGCTGCTGAACCGGATCACGGAGCGCCTCGGTGTCGAGCTGTCCGTACGCGATCTGTTCAGCCACCCCAGGTTCGGCCGGCTCGCCGAGGTCATCGACGACCGCCGCGCCGCCGCCCCGGTGGACGCGGACGACACACCGCACCCCGAGGAGACCTGGGAGGACGTCTTCCCGGCCTCGGTCTTCCAGGAGAGCATCTGGCTGGCCGAACGCCTCGACCCCGCGCACGCCAAATACCACATCCCGCTCCTGTGGAAGGTACGGGGAACCCTCGACGGTGACGCCCTCTCCCGCGCACTCGCGCTGCTGGTCTCCCGGCACGAGATCCTGCGTACCCGTTTCGTCGACAAGGACGGCAGGCTCTACCAGGAGGTCACCGAGCCCTGGGCTCCCTTGGTGGACCGGCTCGACGTGACCGCCGCCGCCGAGGCCGGCCAACGGCAGTGGCTGCGGAAGTGGTCCGACACCACCACCAGCGCCTTCGACCCCTCCACCGCACGGCTGCTCGCGGCCGGCTGGTTCTCCCTGCCGGACGGCGGCCAGTTGTTCTCCCTCTGCCTGCACCACCTGGTACTCGACGGGGAGTCCGTCCCCGTCCTCGTCCGCGACCTGGAACGTTGTTACCAGCAGGCGGCGGGCCTGGCATCCGGGCCGCTCCCGGAACCCGGCCAGTACCGCGAGCTGGTCTTCGCCCAGCAGACCGAATCAGCCCGGTCCAGAACGGCGGCGGACCTGGCGTACTGGCAAGACCACCTCTCCGGCGCCCCGGCCTCCCTCGGACTGGCCGGGCCCCGCGCCGCGGGCGAATCCGGCAACATCCCCCTGCGACTCGACGGCGACACGGCACAGCGGCTGACCGCCCTCGGCACGGAGCGGAACGCCTCCCGGTTCATGGTGACCGCCGCGGCCTTGGCGGCGGTGCTGCACCGGGCGTCCGGGCTGCCGGACATCACCTTCGGCGTCCCGGTGGCGAGCAGGTCGGCAGGTGTCTTCGACGATGTCATCGGGCCGTGCATGAACACCCTCGTGCTGCGTTCCCGCTGCGGGGCGGAGACGACCTACTCGGATCTGCTGCGAACGGTGCGGGAAGAAGTCATCGCGGCCTTCGAGCACCAAAGCGCCCCGTTCGACGACGTGGTCCGGCGGCTACGGCCCCCACGGTCGCGAGGACGAACGCCCTTCGTCGACTGCCTGCTCAACAGCGTCGGGATGGACCAGTGGTCGGCCACGCTCGGCGACGCCCGCCTGGTCTTCCTCGATCAGGACCTGCGGGGCGAAGAAGTTAGCAAGTTCCCCCTCACCGTGACCTTCACCACGGCGCAGGACGTGGTGGAGGGGAACCTCGCCTACCGCGGCGACTGCCTCGACGCGGCAGGCGCGCTGCGGTTGACGGACGAAATCACCACGGTGCTCGGTGACTTCACGGCACTGCTGCCGCGACGGGTGTTCGACGCCGATCCGACCAGGGAGCTCTGA
- a CDS encoding TIGR03621 family F420-dependent LLM class oxidoreductase: MTSRFRFGVILVPGPGRQEWWQSCRTAERLGYDVIAVPDHLGVQAPFPAMVSAAAATERVRLTTYVLNSAFWNPTLLAREILSTDLLTDGRVEVGLGTGYVRAEFDKARVEWGTAGSRVRRLEEAIVSLLGHLADPRGLGFTHAPPQLPLLVGGNGDRVLRLAAAHADIVSFAGAVLAPGSSRGTLRLIDGDAMAERVRYFENVAGDRAARPERNILVQSVVVTADRRGTTEALRRRMPYLTAEQVADVPTLLIGTSKEIATMLLERRERYGFSYVCVQERDMTAFAPVIELLAGE; encoded by the coding sequence GTGACCAGCAGGTTCCGATTCGGTGTCATCCTCGTCCCGGGTCCCGGGCGCCAGGAGTGGTGGCAGAGCTGTCGCACCGCCGAACGGCTCGGCTACGACGTCATCGCGGTCCCCGACCACCTCGGGGTACAGGCCCCGTTCCCCGCGATGGTCTCCGCCGCCGCCGCGACGGAGCGGGTGCGCCTGACCACCTACGTCCTCAACAGCGCCTTCTGGAATCCCACCCTCCTGGCCAGGGAGATCCTCAGCACGGACCTCCTCACCGACGGCCGGGTCGAGGTGGGGCTGGGCACCGGATACGTTCGCGCGGAATTCGACAAGGCCCGGGTCGAGTGGGGCACCGCCGGCAGCCGGGTGCGACGGCTGGAAGAGGCCATCGTCTCCCTGCTTGGCCATCTGGCGGATCCCCGCGGCCTCGGCTTCACGCACGCACCGCCACAACTGCCGCTGCTGGTCGGCGGAAACGGTGACCGGGTGCTGCGACTGGCCGCGGCACACGCGGACATCGTCTCGTTCGCCGGTGCGGTACTCGCGCCAGGCTCCTCACGAGGCACGTTGCGACTGATCGACGGCGACGCCATGGCGGAAAGGGTCAGGTATTTCGAGAACGTGGCGGGCGACCGCGCCGCCCGGCCGGAACGCAACATCCTCGTGCAGTCGGTGGTGGTGACCGCCGACCGGCGGGGCACCACCGAGGCGCTGCGCCGCCGCATGCCGTACCTCACGGCCGAGCAGGTGGCCGACGTTCCCACACTGCTGATCGGGACTTCGAAGGAGATCGCGACCATGCTCCTGGAACGGCGGGAACGCTACGGGTTCTCCTACGTCTGCGTCCAGGAACGCGACATGACCGCCTTCGCCCCGGTGATCGAGCTCCTGGCCGGGGAGTGA
- a CDS encoding response regulator, whose product MSAPIRVLVCDDQMLVRTGLVTIIGAQPDMEVVGECADGRTAVDLARKAEPDVVVMDIRMPVLDGLEATRLLAGVGVPHPVKVLVVTTFNLDEYVYEALRVGASGFLLKDAPPARLLHGIRTVATGAALLDPDVTRRLVGHYAARIRPAENTSRDIPLTPRELEVLRLIAEGLSNSEIAAALVISQETVKTFVSRILAKLQLRDRVQAVVYAYRHGLAT is encoded by the coding sequence GTGAGCGCACCGATCCGGGTCCTGGTCTGCGACGACCAGATGCTGGTCCGCACCGGCCTGGTCACCATCATCGGCGCCCAGCCCGACATGGAGGTGGTGGGCGAGTGCGCGGACGGGCGGACCGCGGTCGACCTCGCCCGGAAGGCGGAGCCCGACGTCGTCGTGATGGACATCCGCATGCCGGTCCTCGACGGCCTCGAAGCCACCCGACTGCTGGCCGGTGTCGGAGTGCCCCACCCGGTCAAAGTCCTCGTGGTGACCACGTTCAACCTGGACGAGTACGTCTACGAGGCACTACGTGTCGGCGCCAGCGGCTTCCTCCTCAAGGACGCCCCTCCGGCCCGGTTGCTCCACGGCATCCGGACCGTGGCCACCGGCGCGGCCCTCCTCGACCCCGACGTGACACGCCGGCTCGTCGGGCACTACGCCGCCCGCATCCGTCCCGCCGAGAACACCTCCCGCGACATCCCGCTCACACCACGCGAGTTGGAAGTCCTCCGCCTCATCGCGGAGGGCCTCTCCAACAGCGAGATCGCCGCGGCCCTCGTCATCAGCCAGGAGACCGTCAAGACCTTCGTCTCCCGCATTCTCGCCAAACTCCAGCTCCGCGACCGCGTCCAGGCCGTCGTCTACGCCTACCGCCACGGGCTGGCGACCTGA
- a CDS encoding sensor histidine kinase, protein MISLQGADQTWRRLDVTLRDLPLGTLFLVASFLPGLRGHGTQVGDLPTRPFDALAGVALALECLSLVVRRRWPVVCLALVACGFALDQLRGYHSVAGATLPIALISAGSHLEQRRRTTVILLSVAYVPLAIALSRLGSGGETPTGFVTFYLVLTLAWGAGAWLRSGRAAEAERRESVAAEVRAAERTRIARELHDVVTHHVTAMVVQAEAARYLTAAPERLERSLTAVSDTGRRAITDLRHLLDLLNPDHGVGTAEATRTRTPAVGRVGTLVEQTRRAGQPVDFTEQGTPPASTGSADLVAYRVVQEALTNALKYAHGSRTSVQIRYGEREITVEVGTDGTGSRAAVATGSGRGLAGLRERVDVLDGDFSAGRGADGSFTVRARIPLGGAL, encoded by the coding sequence GTGATCAGTCTTCAGGGGGCCGACCAGACGTGGCGCCGACTCGACGTCACCCTGCGCGACCTCCCCCTGGGGACACTGTTCCTGGTCGCGTCGTTCCTGCCGGGGCTGCGCGGCCACGGGACGCAGGTCGGGGACCTGCCGACCCGCCCCTTCGACGCGCTCGCCGGCGTGGCCCTCGCCCTCGAATGCCTCTCCCTCGTGGTGCGCCGGCGGTGGCCGGTCGTCTGCCTCGCGCTGGTCGCGTGCGGCTTCGCTCTCGACCAGTTGCGCGGCTACCACTCGGTCGCCGGTGCCACCCTGCCCATCGCGCTGATCAGTGCGGGCTCCCATCTGGAACAACGCCGGCGCACCACCGTGATCCTTCTCTCCGTGGCATACGTGCCACTGGCGATCGCGCTCAGCCGGCTCGGTTCGGGCGGCGAGACACCGACGGGGTTCGTGACGTTCTACCTGGTTCTCACTCTGGCCTGGGGGGCGGGGGCGTGGCTGCGTTCCGGTCGAGCCGCGGAGGCCGAACGCCGCGAGAGCGTGGCCGCCGAGGTCCGTGCCGCCGAACGCACCCGCATCGCCCGCGAGTTGCACGACGTGGTGACCCACCACGTGACCGCGATGGTCGTACAGGCCGAAGCCGCCCGCTACCTGACTGCCGCACCCGAGCGGCTGGAGCGGTCCCTGACCGCGGTCAGCGACACCGGCCGCCGCGCCATCACCGACCTGCGCCACCTGCTGGACCTGCTCAACCCCGACCACGGCGTCGGCACGGCGGAGGCCACGCGGACCAGGACACCGGCCGTCGGCAGGGTCGGCACCCTCGTCGAGCAGACCCGCCGGGCCGGGCAGCCCGTGGACTTCACCGAGCAGGGCACACCGCCGGCGTCGACGGGCAGCGCCGACCTCGTCGCCTACCGGGTGGTGCAGGAGGCGCTGACCAACGCCCTCAAGTACGCTCACGGCAGCCGCACTTCCGTACAGATCCGGTACGGCGAGAGGGAGATCACCGTGGAGGTCGGCACGGACGGAACCGGCTCACGCGCCGCCGTCGCCACCGGCAGCGGCCGGGGCCTTGCGGGCCTGCGGGAACGCGTCGACGTCCTGGACGGCGACTTCAGCGCCGGCCGCGGCGCGGACGGCAGCTTCACCGTCCGGGCACGCATCCCCCTCGGCGGCGCCTTGTGA
- a CDS encoding CPBP family intramembrane glutamic endopeptidase, with protein sequence MKLVWQILAVVVVGAVGGRSVTAVRDDPWLSLLLGAVAVVLSVVVYRWVVGRTERRPVAELAREGASGSLLRGLVIGVAMFGCVIANISFLGDYEVHGLGSPTGAIGLVGFMAGAAVSEELMFRGLLFRLVERGLGTYIALALSGVVFGAVHLLNKDATVLGAIAIALEAGGMLAAAYAATRSLWLPIGLHFGWNFAESGIFGTEVSGNGDVHGLLDASTSGPRLISGGEFGPEASVYAMLFGALLTVAFLWLARRRGHIVPRQRAGRVDALATLAR encoded by the coding sequence TTGAAACTGGTGTGGCAGATCCTGGCCGTGGTCGTGGTCGGTGCGGTCGGCGGTCGGAGCGTCACCGCGGTGCGGGACGACCCGTGGCTCTCACTCCTCCTGGGCGCTGTGGCGGTCGTGCTCTCGGTGGTCGTCTACCGATGGGTCGTGGGGCGCACCGAGCGGCGCCCGGTCGCGGAACTGGCCCGCGAGGGAGCGTCCGGGTCGCTTCTGCGGGGCCTGGTCATCGGGGTCGCGATGTTCGGGTGCGTCATCGCGAACATCTCCTTCCTCGGGGACTACGAGGTCCACGGCCTGGGCTCGCCGACCGGAGCGATCGGGCTGGTCGGCTTCATGGCCGGCGCCGCCGTCTCGGAGGAGCTGATGTTCCGTGGCCTGCTCTTCCGGCTCGTGGAGCGAGGTCTGGGAACGTACATCGCGCTGGCGCTGTCCGGTGTGGTGTTCGGCGCGGTCCACCTGCTCAACAAGGACGCCACCGTGCTGGGCGCCATCGCCATCGCGCTCGAGGCCGGCGGCATGCTCGCCGCCGCGTACGCCGCCACCCGTTCCCTGTGGCTACCGATCGGCCTGCACTTCGGCTGGAACTTCGCGGAGTCCGGCATCTTCGGCACCGAGGTCTCGGGCAACGGCGACGTACACGGGCTGCTGGACGCCTCGACGTCGGGCCCCCGGCTGATCAGCGGCGGCGAGTTCGGGCCGGAGGCCAGCGTGTACGCGATGCTGTTCGGCGCGCTGCTCACGGTTGCCTTCCTGTGGCTGGCCCGCCGACGCGGCCACATCGTCCCCCGGCAGCGTGCCGGGCGCGTCGACGCCCTCGCTACACTCGCCCGGTGA
- the rbsD gene encoding D-ribose pyranase — protein sequence MRKTGILNRHLCGALAELGHTDGLLVCDAGMPIPAGPRVVDLAFRAGVPSFAEVLDGLLAELVIEAATAATEVRQANPPTAALLEDRFPDLALVPHERLKELAADARLVVRTGEARPYANVLLRCGVFF from the coding sequence GTGAGGAAAACCGGCATCCTCAACCGTCACCTGTGCGGGGCGCTGGCCGAACTGGGGCACACCGACGGGTTACTGGTGTGCGACGCGGGCATGCCGATTCCGGCCGGGCCGCGCGTGGTGGACCTGGCGTTCCGCGCGGGGGTGCCGTCCTTCGCCGAGGTCCTGGACGGCCTGCTGGCCGAGCTGGTGATCGAAGCCGCCACGGCGGCGACGGAGGTACGGCAGGCCAATCCGCCTACGGCCGCGCTGCTGGAGGACCGCTTCCCCGATCTGGCCCTCGTCCCCCACGAGCGGCTGAAGGAACTCGCGGCGGACGCGCGTCTGGTGGTCCGGACCGGGGAGGCCCGGCCGTACGCGAACGTGCTGCTGCGGTGCGGGGTGTTCTTCTGA